In Acidisarcina polymorpha, the DNA window TTCTCTACTCGCTCATCCCGAACACAACCCTACGCATTGTCCTGATGGCGACGTCAATCAGCATGGTTTTGGGACTTCTGATTCAATCTCCGTGGGGTAAGCGCTCAGGCGCCCACATGAACCCTGCGATCACAATAGCGTTTCTCCTATTAGAGAAGGTTCACCCCTGGGACGCACTGTTTTACGTCCTCGCACAAACGATGGGTGGAACTCTCGGCATTGCTCTTGTCGCTTTGGCCATGGGGAGCCTGTTTACCGATCCGCCGGTCAGTTATGCCATGACGATGCCAGGCCCCGGTGGTGAAATGATCGCCTTCACGGCAGAGACGCTAATTTCGTTCCTTCTCATGGCAACGATCTTGATTTGTGTCTCCTCGCCTCGTCTGATCCGTTTCACGGCATTGGCTATTGGTGTTCTTGTGGATGTCCTAATCATCATCGAGGCGCCATTGTCCGGAACAAGTATGAACCCG includes these proteins:
- a CDS encoding MIP/aquaporin family protein — protein: MSMKSSLQEHWPEYLIEIALLAVFMVSVGVLVTVFEAPRSLLYSLIPNTTLRIVLMATSISMVLGLLIQSPWGKRSGAHMNPAITIAFLLLEKVHPWDALFYVLAQTMGGTLGIALVALAMGSLFTDPPVSYAMTMPGPGGEMIAFTAETLISFLLMATILICVSSPRLIRFTALAIGVLVDVLIIIEAPLSGTSMNPARTLASAVPGMMWQHIWVYLAGPPLGMFVAAQLHKHSLKNAEYGCAKLLHPPNVRCIHCGYLCD